From a region of the Macrobrachium nipponense isolate FS-2020 chromosome 3, ASM1510439v2, whole genome shotgun sequence genome:
- the LOC135222022 gene encoding uncharacterized protein LOC135222022, which produces MEQKSSVSTISGSVQRMVVEEPGEAPRKGLGMGMTAFFLIAQMAGAGFLSLPKAVANTGWIGIALMIVFCGMVGFSGTRLGLAWVILEERWPEYRAASRMPYMDIAERSLGKHGRRLALACVLITIIGGTIVFLLLMAGFFNMGLVPSLSICQWLLIIAAVALPFTWLGTPKDFWQASVIAVVATAVACIVIFVELLLEVDEYPDPYYQNPSIVSFSLGFGAILFAFGGASVFPTIQNDMQDRTLFPRSVVISFISLLSLYLPVAVAGYVVQGFDVQDNVLLSVDINNPVIKAAIVMEILNLFGTYLITFNPIGQTFEGLLNIEGKFGLPRILLRSGIVIFEVLVGLAVPDFGMILNLIGGSTVTLCTFVLPPLMYMKLVDMEKEPSWPERSIPLWERILLWEIIIVGVIGGIASTASAVMGIITQSFGNTCFNNFYG; this is translated from the exons ATGGAGCAGAAATCGTCCGTCTCAACCATCTCTGGTTCAGTCCA GAGAATGGTCGTGGAGGAACCAGGGGAGGCCCCTAGGAAGGGCTTGGGCATGGGCATGACGGCGTTCTTCCTCATAGCGCAGATGGCTGGGGCAGGATTCTTGTCGCTTCCCAAAGCTGTGGCTAATACGG gATGGATTGGAATTGCCCTCATGATCGTCTTCTGCGGCATGGTAGGGTTCTCTGGAACCCGACTGGGTCTGGCCTGGGTGATCCTGGAAGAACGGTGGCCCGAGTACAGGGCAGCTTCCAGAATGCCTTACATGGACATCGCCGAGAGATCTCTTGGGAAACACGGCAG GAGGCTGGCTCTCGCGTGCGTCCTGATCACGATCATCGGAGGAACCATCGTGTTTCTGCTACTGATGGCCGGGTTCTTCAACATGGGTCTAGTCCCCTCACTATCCATCTGCCAGTGGCTGCTCATCATAGCAGCCGTGGCTCTGCCATTTACTTGGCTGGGAACTCCAAAAGATTTTTG GCAAGCCTCAGTGATAGCTGTGGTGGCCACAGCCGTCGCCTGCATCGTGATCTTCGTGGAGCTCCTGCTGGAGGTCGACGAGTACCCGGACCCTTACTACCAGAACCCGTCTATCGTGTCCTTCTCCCTGGGATTCGGCGCCATCCTCTTCGCCTTCGGCGGAGCCTCCGTGTTCCCGACCATCCAGAACGACATGCAGGATAGGACGCTCTTCCCGAGGAGCGTCGTCATTTCTTTCATCA GTCTGCTGTCCTTATACCTGCCTGTAGCAGTGGCAGGATATGTCGTGCAGGGCTTCGACGTGCAGGACAACGTCCTTCTTTCCGTAGATATCAACAATCCCGTCATCAAAGCCGCCATCGTCATGGAGATCCTCAACCTCTTCGGAACTTACCTCATCACCTTCAACCCTATAGGCCAGACCTTCGAGGGGCTCCTCAACATAGAAGGCA agttcgGGCTGCCTCGCATTCTCCTCCGGTCGGGAATCGTCATCTTCGAGGTGCTCGTTGGTCTGGCGGTGCCGGATTTCGGGATGATCCTCAACCTGATCGGCGGCTCCACGGTGACGTTGTGCACCTTCGTCTTGCCTCCGCTGATGTACATGAAACTCGTCGACATGGAGAAAGAGCCCTCGTGGCCAGAGAG GTCGATACCCCTGTGGGAAAGGATCTTGCTAT